The genomic stretch AACCCAACCAGTTCCTTAAGTGATTATATGTAATTAGTTGGCTGGTGATTAGAAAAAGATAAGTATTTTTCAGTCTGTTAAAAGAGTTTGAGGGTTAGTCAACAGTCAGAAAGCTCCAACCTCAGTTCCCCACGGTCTGTAGGgcttactgctgctgctgtgaggGGTCTGGGCcgaagaggaaggagaagaagacatGGGAGGACTGGTGGTGGCGGCGGTGGTGGAGGAGTGGAAGGAGGTGGGAGGCAACATGGGGAATCCTCCGTGGAGGGCCATGGGAAACGatgcagagaggagggaggcGGAGAGAGGGGTGTGAGCGGAGGAGGAAGAAGTGGTGGAGTCTGCCACGCTGCGGCGGGACGCCTCCGTCAGCCTCTGGGGGGCTCCGCCTCCCGCAGAGTCCGGAGAAACGCACAGCCCGCTCAGTCCGTACGCCGGAGGCCGGAACGCGGCCGCCGTGGCGACGGCAGCGGCCCAGTGGTGGGGGTGGAAGGTGTGAGTGAACGGGTGAGGCTGCTGCTGAAGGTGGTGCTGGGGGTGTGGGGAATAGGAGCTGATGGCGAGGGCGGCGGCGTCGCGCTGCAAGGAGCAGGAGCCGAGGTGGGACAGGAGGCGGGAGCGTAGGGGGTCGCTGGAGTCCAGGCCCTCCGCAGCACTCAGGTAGCGGGAAACCTCCGTCACACACTCCCGGAAACCCAGAGACAGGAAGTCCAGCGCCAGAGCGTGGGCGTCAAAATAAcctgcaggagagagagagggagagaagagaagagagaaagagagagagagagagagagagagagagagggcaaatGTGGTAAATTAGATCAGAATAGTTTACAAAACGAAAGGATGATTTAATACAATACTCTAAAGAGT from Etheostoma cragini isolate CJK2018 chromosome 18, CSU_Ecrag_1.0, whole genome shotgun sequence encodes the following:
- the hey2 gene encoding hairy/enhancer-of-split related with YRPW motif protein 2 encodes the protein MKRPCEDSSSAESDAEETIDVGRESISPGYMKASYMGCGSPKTTTQVMARKKRRGIIEKRRRDRINNSLSELRRLVPTAFEKQGSAKLEKAEILQMTVDHLKVLQATGGKGYFDAHALALDFLSLGFRECVTEVSRYLSAAEGLDSSDPLRSRLLSHLGSCSLQRDAAALAISSYSPHPQHHLQQQPHPFTHTFHPHHWAAAVATAAAFRPPAYGLSGLCVSPDSAGGGAPQRLTEASRRSVADSTTSSSSAHTPLSASLLSASFPMALHGGFPMLPPTSFHSSTTAATTSPPMSSSPSSSAQTPHSSSSKPYRPWGTEVGAF